The segment CCTAATCAAATTCCCTGGCCAATGCCTGAAGCATCAGTCATCATTTATGAGACTCGTCAAGGTGGCCAAGCAACCATTCCACCGGTATGTCTTAGAGCTATAATTGTGTAAATGGGTGTCCTTACCATTCACGTTTTGTTGCAGCCTAAAAACTGTTCTCGTTTCTTATGAGTAACTTGCTGATCACAGGCTGCATCTAGTGAATTTATTGTGAAAGACACCGGGAACTGTAGCCCTCGTTTAATGAGGTGCACTGTGAATCAGGTAGATTTGTTTAATAATTGATTGTAATTCTCAGgtgtgtttctttctttctttctaatcTGCTGCTAATACATGTTCTATCAGGTACCTTGTACAGGTGATCTCTTGACAATGTCGGGCATGCCTTTAGCTCTGATGGTTCAACCTTTTTCTCTTCCTCACCCATCTGAGGAACCTATTCAGGTACTTTTTTGTCACTTCTTGCACTTAGAGAAACACTGCACTTAGAAACATGATCAGAAAACTTTGCAAATAGATGACATATTTGATATAACCTATAATAAACTCAACTCTTGATTTTTTACTTTGAAGTGCTATCAGATGAATGAAATCTGCGTAAATGCATAGGGACAATAATTCCACTCTAGTGCAATTCACAGTACTTTAATTGATGTAATATGTACATAATCGAATCACTTAATTAAAATGAACGACTTCCATCTGCAAATACTTATTCTGGTTTTTAACTTGAACTAAAGTATGTTTTGCTATGTGCTTCAACAAAAAAATGTTTTGCTATACTTGTTGTACATTGCAATCATGAGTAGTCTAACTTGCATACATCACTTGCAAGAGAGTATTGCCACTCTTAGCTTAGGTGATGCCAGTGCAAACAATCAATCCTATAGGATATATGGCTCAACCTATCTCTTTATCAGCTAACTGGCTAATAAATCATTAGCTATCCCTTATTTTGGTACATGCACTCAGTGTTTTGAAGCTGGCACAAAGATCAAGAAAACTTAGGACTATTACTACTATTGATCAACTGGTCTTGATCTCATAATTCTAAGCCCATGCTTTAAATTTGAATGCTATAATAGGTTAATAAATTAGATCATACATACTCCAACTTGTAAACATTCTGATGTATGCAGTTTTACAGACAAGCTCAACCTACCAAAAAAAAGTGAAAACCATAACAGTATTCACGGTCATGTTGGCCATTTGATCTGCCTGTTGATGCATAGAAGTGGTTGATTGCAGTCTCCTGGGTTAAGTAGACTAGTTGCTGGTTGCTTTTAAGGTTAACTGAACTTGCAATCTTATTTCTAGATGCTATAATGCAGTATTAACAACACACTCCAGCAGTTCCATGAATGTAAATTTTGCTGTATTTTGTCAGTAATTCTATCGAGCGGAGTAATCCACTGAATAagtttctttttgttgctagttTGAAGCTTAACTCATTGCCTCATGTTTTAGCTTGTGGACTTTGGAGAGATTGGGCCTATTCGGTGTTCTCGTTGCAAAGCTTACATAAATCCTTTCATGAGATTTGTCGATCAAGGGAGGCATTTCATCTGTAATTTATGTGGTAAGGGCTTAAGATGCATTGATTTCAGTCTTATTTATAATGCACTAGTTAagtgcccgtgcgttgcaacgaaaCCACAAACATTGGATGCTGTAACATAAGCACAAACTCAATGTGGATGCGTCATGGAAGCACTGCCGAACGAATACGTTGGGAGCGATGCCGTACTTTGATTCCAGATGAGATCCGAAAAAGGAGGAtgagattatccgctaattttttccgctaatttcttcatttattttcattagtaaaacagGTCTCATATTTGTAGCCGGTAACAAGGCGGAGAGGCTGGAGGATGAGGGTGGATAGCaaaagtgggtaaattattcaaattttagggGTTTTTATTAGGTGGGAGGAGAGTAGGGGGAAGAAGTGACACGGGaaccaactcgtgttttatatagtagatatTAGTTTTCTGTGTCAAAGCTTATTATATATTAGCTAACACTACTGCAGTTAGTTTAATTTTTGTTACCTGCTTCTGCTTTTAAAAGACTGAAACATTTGGCATTCTCACTGTATCATCCTAAGATTGTCCGATGTGTTTCACCCTAGATAAAGGTGTTGTAATCTGTATCTTATCATCTTTAAAGCTTGTCTTTTGAGTACGTACTTATACGGCATCAGtgttatttttctcattttgctTGTTACTTTATCCTTTTTGTTTAGCATggcatatatattaaatttaatGAATAATGCACCAACTCTGCAGGATTCAGCAATGATACACCTAGGGACTACATGTGCAACTTAGGGCCCGATGGTAGGCGACGTGATGCTGATGACAGGCCTGAGTTATGTAGAGGAACAGTTGAATTTGTTGCTACAAAGGAATTTCTGGTTTGTGCTTATCTAATCCGTGAACTCATTGTAATATCTCCATCGTAGTGTATGCATAAATAGTCTCCGTAGAACTTGTATTTTCTGTACACTGTAATCCTATTTATGCTTTTTCCCGCGCCCGTTCAATTCACTTAAAACTGGTAAATTTATGAAACCTGGATTtgtatgctttttttttaaatatgagTTTCGTCAGGCAACCCGCTGTCCTGCTGTTGTATTTTAGTTCTTGTTCTCTTTCGTTTGCATATACCATTAAATAAAACTCATAATAAATTTTCAGGTTCGTGATCCAATGCCTGCTGTATATTTCTTCCTTATTGATGTCTCCATGAATGCAATACAAACTGGTGCAACTGCTGCAGCTTGCAGTGCTATTGCCCAGGCTATTTCAGATCTGCCGGTAAGTTCTGTTTACTGGATACTGTTAGTCTGTTTTAACCACACATGTACACCATGGTACCGTGGTATTGAATGTACGGGGGTTTATTAATTGTGACTATAACAAACTAGCTGCCATCAGTGACGAATTGATTGACTACCATAGTTACAAATTGAATTTCAGCACTAGCTACCATAGAAATTTCAGTACTACCATAGACATTTCTGCCCTTGTAGTTTCTTCTACGATTTCATGTATAAACATAACTTTTATCATGCCTGAGTGTCGTAACATACAGTAATTGCTTTAATTCTGACTATTTATTGTTTAATCAGTTTTGAGTATTGCTAGATAGGTGTATGGTGCTACTTTTGGTTCAGTtatcttaattttatttgttaCACTAGGAACTGTTGAGTATCTAGTTGACTGTTGACAGCTCCATTATGGCATCGTTTTTGGTGTTTTGGCATGACTTAAAAAAAAGCATATTAGGACTAAATATATCTGTAAATCTGTATGTCTAACATTATTAACCAAAGACCAAAACATCTGACCGCACGCTTCCCTTAGTGGCAGTAATTTTTTTGACTTGATGGATTAATTTTCTTTACATAGTTTAGGGCATTAAATTTGAGCGACACTGACGTTTTTTTTCTGTCTTATGTAGGAAGGTCCTCGGACAATGGTTGGAATTGCCACATTTGATTCTGCTATTCACTTCTACAGTCTTAAACGTTCTCAGCAGCAGGTATAGCACACCCGATTTGTCCTCCATGCTTAATTCACATAGTCTTAATGGAGTATTTACAGCAGTGCTTTGAAGGTACATTAGAGATTTCTTTTAGCTTGTATTTTCTTTAAACTTGTCCTAAGCTTCAGGACTTGGGTTCCGGTGGCACTGTGGTGGCTCATGGCTTTTCAAAatcacttttctttttctagtttttgatGTACTAGGTAGTTATAAGTATCTTTTTTGGAGCCATAACAGCAAATTTGAATGGAAAGTTAATATTCCCATAATTAACGAGATTCTGCAGCGCAGTGCATCAGGGCACAGCAACCACATTCTGACCCTTAAATAGTGGGGATGCTAATTTTATCACACACTTTTCCTTTTTACTTTTGGGGACCAAAACTCTTGGATTAGTCAGTAATTCTGCTTCTCCATTTGCCCATATTTTAGTTTGGAACTGTATGCATTTTATTGATGTTTGAAGAgactgtgtatatatatgtagaaACATATAATGTATTTAAAATTTTCCTTGTCTTTTATGCCATCTCTTACCTCCTATTTGAAACAGTTTGCTTCTGCATGAATCTTAATAATGTGAATTGCCTATGTAACCTTCTTTCCCTTGAAGCCTTTGATGCTCATTGTTCCTGATGTTCAAGATGTCTATATACCTCTTCAAACGGCTCTTATTCTCCCAGTTTCTGAGGTTTGTATTTGAGCAGACAAAATTTAACtatgtttaatttaattttcTCATAAAGGTTTAAGAGAAACCTTTTGTGCTCATTTCTATCTTTCCTACTTTTTCATTGTGGTTTTAGTGCTGGGAGAATCTGAAGCAGTTGCTGGAAAGCATCCCGGACATGTTTGAGAATAATAGGGTTGCTGATTCTGCTTTTGGAGCAGCTATGAAGGTACTAGTTTTACTTTCTATGGCTTGTAGTTCTATTTCCGTTTTGAGAACCGAGTGATAGTTTGGTTGCTAGAGCCTCCAGTTGAGGGGCTGCCTACCCTGGCTCGAACCCGGATGCTCACTGGTCGCGTGGGTACCTCCTTGAGATTTGGTTTCAGTGAGTTTTCTAGCCAGCCAGGGTTCAATACTCCCCTACCTTTAGAACAACGTTAGGGGATGTCTCTCTTTCCATGGTCGAGTTTAAGGTCTTGTGGAGCTATGGACCAAATTCATCATTTCGATGTAAACTAAACCTTTTGTTTTCAGATTTTTGTACTCTCAGGGTTGATTGGATGAATTTGTTATTCTATTTTCTGTAGGCTGCCTTCCTGGCTATGAAATCTACTGGTGGAAAACTTCTTGTTTTCCAATCAGGTATACTTTATAAACTAATAAGAGTATGACAATTTCAAGATGTGTTTATGCCGACTACTTTTATTGGTTCCTTAGTTTGCGTGGGTACTCATGCTTTAGATGCATACTGGCTTAATTGGTGAGCTTTAATTTCATTTGGTTAGAATTTGATTTTTATCTATTTCCTTTGTAACTCATGAACACATTTGCAATCTGGTTCAGGAAATTCTGCCTGTTATTAGTACCAGATTGGAATGGCAGTGCTATTGTTAGGGTAAACCTCTGCCGGGAAGATAGTCGGGCGGTGTTGGCTGCTAGGGGGGATTAGATCATAGATTGAGAAGATAGAATATTAGGAGAGACTTAGAAGAAGGAGATTGAGAACTAGATTGGtttctcttgcttgattacaatggaTGTTGTGCCCTTCTTTATACAGGAGCTGGCCCTAATAATCTAAACTAATCAATGTAATCTCTAAAAGTAACTAATCTAATCTGATCCCTAACAATGAATCTTATCTCTAGCCTGCTGCTACAGTTAGCATGAGATATGCGGGATGGTACAACCGCCGGTGCTACAGTGCCACACTAAAACTGTCCTCGTTCATGAACAGTATTTCCGTGTATAACAGCTATGTTGATGACCTAATGGTGTGCACCAGTCACATAAGTTGTTTAGATGGCCTACATAGGTCAAATAACATTTTTACATAGTTCTTATGAGGAAGCTTACAAAGTTTACTCAATTGAGGTATCCTTTTAAAATAGTTGCACTGATAGTTCTTTGCTATTTTAAGTTTCCTAATTTTGCAAAATTGTACTCAGTGCATGCCTATTGAATGGTGTTTGCCCTGAAATGGACTTCCGCCTACGTTTTTTGCCTGTTATGTATCAGGGATTTGTTTTAGTTGCTGCTAATTTACCCAAATACCTTTTATgggattttcttcttttttatgtcAAAATAAAAGACGACCTTTTGTTAACAATGTGCATTGCTGGCAGTGCTGCCATCACTTGGGGTTGGTTCTTTATCTGCTAGGGAAGCTGAAGGTAGAGCAAATATTACAACTGGTGACAAGGTATACattgttttataaacatatttTATCTTCACTTACATAACAATACAAGATCTACTTCCATATAGTTGTTTCATCAACAGCACATGTTCCTTTTATCAAGAATGCCTCAGCTAACATGCTGTAATAATTTTGTGTGATTCTCAGGAAGCCCATAAACTTTTGCAGCCTGTTGACAATACTCTCAAGACAATGGCACTAGAATTTGCTGAGTATCAGGCATGGTACCTTAAGcgcttgagttttttttttcttgattagcAATTGGCATGCTTTTATGACATGCTGTTTTATTCCCCTACCTCTTTCCAGGTCTGTGTGGATGTATTCCTCACCACACAATCCTATGTTGATATTGCTTCGATATCTGTTGTGCCCCATACTACAGGCGGTCGGGTATGCTTTCTCCCTAATGCTTGTAAACAACGTTGATCAATAGTAGTTTCAGAAGAGACCATTGCTAGACATAGGGCCTTACCTTGCATGTATCTTTTCATTGAGTAACAGTGAAGTATATCGTACTCGTAGAAAGTGCAGACATAATTATGACTTTACAATCAGAGCTATAGTCCTTCAATCTAAGTACTATCTATGCTGTAATTCATTGATTATTGAACAATCATGTTTGTTTCTAAATTGTGAGGCGCTTAAAACagttagggcatgtttgtttttttcctcAAGTGAGGGGCACTTGTCTACCAGGCAAACCAGCCTACAGGCAACCTCGCCATGTAGAGGAGGCATCCTGTCGTTCCTGAACAGCTTACAACTGATACGCTTTGAGAACTAgcaaaacattttcaaaatatttgaggGGAAAACATTGGTGCTTATATGATTTCCTAGGTGTATTGTGGTTGGAACACCAGGAATTGTTCCAAGGACACATGCTGTGGAAAAAATATTGTTATAACCTGGGACATAGAAAGAGACAAAGGGAGCATAAATATTCATAAAAAGAACATGGGAGCTTAATATGTTCTGCATGTGAGAATTGTTTTCAGTCTTTTTGGACGTCTTATCAGAAACAGTATAATTGGTTCCTGTACGAGCAGAAAATCCTGATTCCTTTACTAAGACAGTGAATTCATCTAATATCTGAGGGGCTTGCATCTTTATTTCTATCCATATTTTATCATCTCAGCGCTGTCCTCTTGTTAAGCTCCattttttattgtgattatTTCTGATAGTTTCTTATAAatatttggtttttatttgCAGGTGTACTACTACTATCCGTTTTCCGCTCTTTCAGATCCAGCCAAGCTCTTCAACGATCTCAGATGGAATATAAGTAGACCTCAGGGTTTTGAGGCTGTTATGCGTGTCAGGTGCAGTCAGGTGGGCTATGTCAGATCATTTTTCTTCAGCGCTTTATTTTATAGTTTGATTGTGACTTATTTCCTTCTCAACATGCCATCAGGGCCTCCAAGTTCAGGACTATTTCGGCAATTTCTGCAAGCGTGTTCCTACTGACATTGATCTTCCAGCGGTCAGTAAATAATATTGGTGTACAGTAACATCGGTTTAAAGTTATCAGCATTAACTGTGATATGATGCTTTGCCTATAGAGTTGGATGTTGCATTAATTCGCTTTGTTAAACAATAGCAATACACATATTGCTACTGCTACTGAATTTAAATACACCGAACCTTCTGCAATCCTGTTCTTTTCGTAACTCGTTAGTTTGCACATTACATTCTTGCTGAAAATAGGCCATACTAGAATCTAATGAAGGACTTAACTTTCTGTGCATTGTGTTTAGATAATGGCAAATGAACATCATGTTGCCCTGCATCTGAATTTTACACTGTTATATAACTGTTATTACAATACCTTATTCCCTCATTCATTCCTATGTTCTGTTTTATATTTCCCTCCATTCTCTATTCTAAAAGAGGTTCTTGTGGTGCAGATTGATTCTGACAAAACTGTGATGGTCACGTTTAAGCATGATGACAAGTTACAGGAAAATTCGGAATGTGGCTTCCAGGTAATAATGAGATGGGATAAACTATTCTCTTTACTTTTCCTTGGTTGACTGCCTATTTTTGTTCCGAATAATTCTTTTTTCATCATAAATTTGTCAGGAGAAATGGTCAGCAAAATGTAGGTTTGGGCTGGAAAATAGTTGATATATTGAATAAGCAACCAAGGCTCGTTTTTTGCTAGGGTTCCACATGTATTAGCAAATGCATGCCGTTTTTTGCTAGGGTTTGGTAAACTGGTATGAGGAGATATTGAGTGAGCAACAGGTATCCCATGTGTAGTAACACTTGCACACCATTTTTTGCTGGTGTTTGGTAAAGTGGTATAGGGAGGTATTGCTTATTTGCCACTGCCAGTATTGGTCCCAGCTACTTTCAAGCTTATGAGAACCAGATTGGCCACTTTGCTGAAAAATGCTGGACTGAGACCTAGGCTGTGTTGGTGTACTTTCTTAATACTGATGCAATTGACCCAGGGAAACTGCCTACTTGCCCAGACTAGAGTCACTGCCTACTAGTGTGTAGAAAATATTTGTTTTTCTAATGCGTGATGATTTTATGGTTTGAATAGTTctcttaaaatatatatttgcttGGTGAGTAAAAGGATTTTTAATGTCTtatcataaatgatatttaTGCCTGGTTTTGACACGCTGATATGATTTCTCAAACTGAGTATCATAAAAGGTTGCTAAGCAAGACTATAGCACTTGCCCCATCTAGTTCATGTATGTCCTAATGATATATTGATGAGTCATCTAGCATGAGTATGGATTTTATGTTGGATTAAGTGCTAAAATGGTTACTTTTCTTAATATGTAATCACACATGTTACCTCATTAGAAAAATATTCTTGACATTCCGTTCCTGGCACTTCTCAGTGTGCACTTCTCTACACTAATGTATATGGGCAAAGAAGGATCCGAGTCATAAACCTCTCACTTTCATGCACAAGTATGCTTAGCAACCTTTTTCGTTATGCTGATCTGGAGACACAGTTCGCATGCTTCCTGAAGCAAGGTAAGACAGTGATGAACCTTTCCATATAATTGTGTTTACATTTTCTGGCTTTATAATTATTCAGCTTAGATCTTACTGAGAAAATGTTGCGAGTAAAATCACTTTTCAAATAAAACCATTTTCTTTAACTCTATTCTCATGAAATATTCTTGAAGAGACCGACATTCTTGTATCATGCAGCTGCTAATGGCATCCCGACATCTCCACTACCCCGTATTCGGGAGGAAGCGAcaaatacatgtataaatattcTGCAATCCTACCGCAAGCACTGTGCGTCTGTAAGCTCATCCGGGCAGTTGATTCTACCAGAGGCTCTGAAACTCCTGCCTTTATatactttaggtatatgatTACGCCTATTGAGTGTTCTAATTTGtttattttatgtgcattgaCTCTACTAACATTTTCACTTCTTTTTCAGCATTGACCAAAAGTGTAGGCTTGAGAAACGATGGGCGATTAGATGATCGTTCCTATTGGATGTCTCATGTCTCCTCAATTTCTGTACTACTAGCTGTTCCGTTGGTGTTCCCTAGATTGTTTCCTATCCATGATCTCACATCAAGGGTACAAGTTACATTGTTAATTAAAGCCATCATGAGTTTTTGAACTTCCTTTTTGGGTGATAAATTATCTAAATTGTTGCGCACTATTTTCAGGCTGATGATGACTCCCTTATACCCAGTCCCCTTATGCTCAATAGTGAAAATGTACGAGAGGATGGGGTCTACTTGTTAGAAAATGGAGAGGATGGTCTAATTTATGTAGGAAATATGGTAGACCCGACGACCCTAGAACAAATGTTCAGGGTCTCTTCTTTGGCTGCATTACCAATCCAGGCAAGTCTCTTTACAGTATCTCTTTCTATCTTTGAAGTTATTGGATTTGTTGCAGCATTTCATGCCAAGGATCTAACCAAACTGACTACTGATCTCTCTCCGGAAGTTTAGGGTATGCACCACATTACTTTATTTATCCTGGTGGACCTTACAAATGAATTGCTTGCAGTTGGTGTTGGAGCAATTTGACAACGAACTCTCGAGGAAGGTCAACGAAGTTGTAAATGAAATAAGACGCCAGAGATGCTCTTACTTGAGGTAAGTAAAGCACTTTCTGGTTTCCTCAAACAGCTTAGTTGCCAGATCCTGATGCTTTGGGATCGCCTTGCAGGTTAAGACTATGCAGAAGGGGCGAACCATCTGGTTAGTCTTCTGAACCACTTATGAAGCTTTGCTGTTATTAACCACAAAGTGTTACTTTTAACTAAATGTTTAATTCCCTGCAGGCGATTATTTCCGCTCATTTTTGATAGAGGACAAGGTGCCTGTCGGCTTTTCCTACGTTGAGTTCCTTGTGCACGTGCACAGGCAAATTCAAAGCAAGATGACATGACGGGGGCTGCACCCTGGTTGTATTTCGGTTAGTAGGCGTCTTGTAGGTACAACAAAGAAGAGATTGATTTCTGCATAAGGATACAACAAAGAACTGGACCATGACGACTCCAGGTCAATGGGTGAGACATCAATTTCGCCCTTTCAGAGGATAGAACCCCAGGAACTGGGGCCTGCAGTATTTACAGCACTGTTTTTGGAGCGGGTAGTATATGTTGTATACAGAAATGAGGGGTGGAGTGCGAGGGTTCTGTTTTTCGTGTTTTCACAAGCATTGTGCATCGATATTTACCACTTGTGCACAGGGGATGTATTATGTTTAAAGGAAGATTATAGAGGTTTAGCAATAAAACTGTACCTAGCTAATagtatgaatatgaatattcataCTATTAGCTAAGGACTTGCAATGCAATTTGTAAGATATATATACGGCCACCTCGATCCGCTGAGCCAAGGCTGCCGCACCACTCGGCTGACCTGGCTAACTGGCCCTGCTCGCACGCCGTACTTGCTCTCGCAATCGGCGCGCTAGACCGAGAAGCCCTGTCGGCGGATAACCCCTCTTATCATGTTTGATCTAACTTGAGATAGTTCCTCAtgctaaaaaatttataatatgGTATTTTTTTACATGTAGATGAATTATTACTTTCAGTTCTAATTTTGAATCAATAGTGATAATTAGATTATCACTGCAGGTTTAAGGCTAGAACCGACAATTATTATTGaattatcattgtcgattctCGATTTGAATCGACAGCGATATTTACTATCACTATTGACTcataaactgacagtgataatttaGATTATCACTATCGTTAGTTAACTATCGGTTCAAAAACCGATATGAACTGCCGGGGATACCTGTTTTGAATCGACAATGATAACAAACTTTTTTTTAGTATTGTGTGAATTGTTAGCATTGACATTATATGTTTGAGCATAAATATTTGGTGTTTTCCTATATTGATAACCTTGTCTATATATTCACTCTGATATTATCTTGATTAGCTTTGAGAAAAATTAAAGAGTTGTTTGTTGGGATTCTATTTTTAGGTTTTACTAAACACATGCAGACTATCATGACGACCTGACCTTGTAGCGACTGTTAGCGTGTAGCCACAGTGCTCACAAGGAGTACAGTGCTGCGCGAAGTTAAATTAGACTTGCAGGCTGGACTGGAGTGTCAGCGTGCTGACTGGATCGTCCAGGTCATCCTGGCCTGGTCAATCTGAACTAGATATAGGCTTGCTGGCTGCAGTAGATATAAGCATGTGAGGCCACAGGTACGTAAATCTGTAACGCATGCGCATGCAGATAGCAGCTAGTTAGCGCGTCCATATTAAGCAATCCAGTCCTACCCTGCGGCTTCTTCAATTTCATTGGGAGACTTTTGTTCGACTGTAACTgaatttgagattttttttaaggtCCTTGAAAAGGTACCAACAAAAACTTACCAACTTTTGATGCATCTTAAATTATAATTTGTGGTACCTCCCAAAGCATGGTAATTTTGGATACACGTCAAAATCCGATGTTAAACCCTTCATAAATTCTTCGTTCAGTTTGATCTTCTAATTTTAAATAAGATGTCCATGACTGATATAACAGCTTTTTTCTCAAACAGTTTGGACACCAAGTGGCTTCTCATAACCGACCTAATTTGCCATGCCAAATCATCATTCTTATCTTGTAGGATCATCACGCTTATCTTTCAAACAAATTCAACGATACCGCTTCTGAACTGTAATATAACGCTTTGCTGGTGCAGGTATCTAATAGTGTTATAAACGTTTTTAAGAATTTGTATCTAACCTGAACTATCTCAATCATAGTTCTAACCTTTTTGAAGTTAATTTATTTTGCTGTAATATAACCAAAGTTTATGAATCTTTTGAACTCACAAATGTATATTTTAAGGCTTTAAACATATTGTAATTCACACATTGCAGTCTTTCTGCTATAGTATGCGTCTGACATTGTATCAATATATGGGATCCTCCTCATTAGCGCCGTACGCTCTAGAGTCGTTGCCTCTGTCACGGTTCAGCTGGTCATCGTCTAGATTTCCTCCCACGCGACGAGGAGCTCACCCGAGGAGGCCCTCTTGGTGCCGCTGAGGCTTCTCTGATGAGTCACGCATTTGGGCCCGTGATTACTGTAGTGCAGTTGTGGGCTCTCTACTCTACTCTTAGACTCATGTCTCTTATGTTGTGCGTTCACACCAGTCCCTACTGAGACAACAAGTCAAGTCATGGCCTCTTGGGGGCTAGCTATTGGTACAACAAGTCAAGTCAAGTTAGTTCCTTCTGCAAGCGCTCTAACTGCAACTGCTATGCACGGTCTGTCTATCCATGTCTCCTTGGACCTAggaacatgcatgcatccatccatGTGGCTCACAATGTGCCTCACGATATCGATGAATTATTGAGCCTACCAGGCCAACACAGTCTCTTCCGAGTTCTAACCTTTTTGAAGTCATAAATTTATTTTGCTGTATATAACCAAAGTTTATGAATCTTTTGAACTCACAAATTTATATTTTAAGGCTTTGTACATATTGTAGTTCACACATTGCAGACTTTCTGCTATAATATGGGTCTGACATTGTATCAATATATCGCAGTCATCATGGCATCCTCCTCCTTATTAGCGTCATACGCTCTGGAGTCACTGCCTCCATCACGGTTTAACTGGTCCTTG is part of the Phragmites australis chromosome 12, lpPhrAust1.1, whole genome shotgun sequence genome and harbors:
- the LOC133886656 gene encoding protein transport protein SEC24 B-like → MASSSSPPQPRQSPPPFAAQNPTAQGPGHGALPAAFSNLQISRGAAPPPGAPHGLTPQTAPPAFVPRPAPLAAARATFPGSPTAPPFVRAPTASAALSFGRSPAPAPQQPPPPFGGPPGAVSQLPPKFGGPPGAVSQSLPPFRGPPAAASQAPPPFGGPSAAASQAPPFGGPPGAGSQTLPFGGLAAMGSQPAPPLFGGPRPTFPGQPVASAAASSQPMPPSFGAPQQPPPPFGGPPQFGGLRSGVQQSFAAQSATISQQPPFMGPPRANAPAFGPRSWQSQGAGSGAMQPPIRMPGILGSMPPNTLGQGVPPPGTPTIPYSPHAGTQVSTPSKIDPNQIPWPMPEASVIIYETRQGGQATIPPAASSEFIVKDTGNCSPRLMRCTVNQVPCTGDLLTMSGMPLALMVQPFSLPHPSEEPIQLVDFGEIGPIRCSRCKAYINPFMRFVDQGRHFICNLCGFSNDTPRDYMCNLGPDGRRRDADDRPELCRGTVEFVATKEFLVRDPMPAVYFFLIDVSMNAIQTGATAAACSAIAQAISDLPEGPRTMVGIATFDSAIHFYSLKRSQQQPLMLIVPDVQDVYIPLQTALILPVSECWENLKQLLESIPDMFENNRVADSAFGAAMKAAFLAMKSTGGKLLVFQSVLPSLGVGSLSAREAEGRANITTGDKEAHKLLQPVDNTLKTMALEFAEYQVCVDVFLTTQSYVDIASISVVPHTTGGRVYYYYPFSALSDPAKLFNDLRWNISRPQGFEAVMRVRCSQGLQVQDYFGNFCKRVPTDIDLPAIDSDKTVMVTFKHDDKLQENSECGFQCALLYTNVYGQRRIRVINLSLSCTSMLSNLFRYADLETQFACFLKQAANGIPTSPLPRIREEATNTCINILQSYRKHCASVSSSGQLILPEALKLLPLYTLALTKSVGLRNDGRLDDRSYWMSHVSSISVLLAVPLVFPRLFPIHDLTSRADDDSLIPSPLMLNSENVREDGVYLLENGEDGLIYVGNMVDPTTLEQMFRVSSLAALPIQLVLEQFDNELSRKVNEVVNEIRRQRCSYLRLRLCRRGEPSGDYFRSFLIEDKVPVGFSYVEFLVHVHRQIQSKMT